Proteins from one Mugil cephalus isolate CIBA_MC_2020 chromosome 15, CIBA_Mcephalus_1.1, whole genome shotgun sequence genomic window:
- the aifm1 gene encoding apoptosis-inducing factor 1, mitochondrial isoform X3, producing the protein MLTCRTMWRKLAPLARSSSTVCRQNVRRAGLNSGRTPTCVPAAHMSTGPAGGGGGDNLKYAVLVAAASLGSVVYAYQTVKGDQQRYEARLAELASRSQKAASKDPATLSQSEPTAAPSPEKPSPPASDAKGATPSKSTEPPPEPAAEIPAAEPPEPQPEVVAESAVASTPASSKLPSHTPYLLIGGGTASFAAARSIRARDPGAKVLIVTDEPDLPYMRPPLSKELWFSDDPSVTETLRFKQWNGKERSIYFQPPSFYISPTELDSAANGGVAVLTGKKVVQMDVRGNKIKLDDDTEISYDKCLIATGGVPRNLQVIERAGEEVMKKTTLFRKIEDFKSLDKVSRNIESITIIGGGFLGSELACALGRRSTDSNLEVIQMFPERGNMGKVLPEYLSNWTTEKVKKEGVKVLTEALVKSVTCKNDKLEIQLKDGRLVKTDHIVAAVGLEPNVELAKSAGLEVDSDFGGFRVNAELQARSNIWVAGDAACFYDIRLGRRRVEHHDHAVVSGRLAGENMTGASKPYWHQSMFWSDLGPDVGYEAIGIVDSSLPTVGVFAKATAKDTPRAATEQSGTGIRSESETEDTATSTVAPVTPAPAVQQKDDYGKGVIFYLRDKVVVGIILWNVFNRMPIARKIIKDGEEHADLNEVAKLFNIHED; encoded by the exons GGTTGAACAGTGGCAGAACACCCACATGCGTACCTGCGGCTCACATGTCCACGGGACCGgcagggggtggaggaggggatAACTTGAAGTACGCCGTCCTGGTTGCAGCAGCCTCCCTCGGTAGCGTGGTATAT GCGTACCAAACTGTGAAGGGAGACCAACAGAGATATGAGGCTCGTTTGGCGGAGTTGGCATCCAGATCACAGAAGGCAGCTTCAAAAGACCCAGCCACACTCAGCCAGTCAGAGCCTACTG CAGCCCCGTCACCAGAGAAGCCGAGCCCTCCGGCCTCTGATGCCAAAGGTGCGACCCCCAGTAAATCAACAGAACCACCTCCAG AACCTGCAGCAGAAATCCCCGCAGCAGAGCCACCTGAGCCCCAGCCTGAAGTTGTGGCAGAGAGTG CAGTGGCCTCAACACCTGCCTCTTCCAAGTTGCCCTCACACACCCCTTACCTCCTCATTGGTGGAGGCACTGCGTCTTTTGCTGCTGCCCGGTCTATTCGAGCCAGAGACCCTGGTGCCAAG GTGCTGATTGTGACTGATGAGCCAGACCTCCCGTACATGAGGCCACCTCTCTCTAAAGAGCTGTGGTTCTCTGATGATCCCAGCGTGACGGAAACACTGCGTTTCAAACAGTGgaatggaaaagaaaggag tATCTATTTCCAGCCGCCGTCATTCTACATCAGTCCAACAGAACTGGATAGTGCAGCGAATGGGGGAGTGGCTGTTCTCACTGGCAAAAAG GTGGTACAGATGGAcgtgagaggaaacaaaataaaactggatgATGATACTGAGATTTCTTATGACAAGTGTTTGATTGCTACAG GTGGCGTTCCCAGAAACCTGCAGGTAATTgaaagagcaggagaggaggtgatGAAGAAGACAACGCTATTCCGCAAG ATTGAAGACTTCAAATCACTGGACAAGGTCTCCAGGAACATAGAGTCAATCACAATCATTGGAGGCGGGTTCCTGGGAAGCGAGCTGGCCTGTGCCCTGGGCAGGAGAT CCACTGACTCTAACCTGGAGGTGATCCAGATGTTCCCTGAGAGGGGTAACATGGGAAAGGTGCTGCCTGAGTATCTAAGCAACTGGACAACAGAAAAAGTCAAGAAAG AGGGTGTAAAAGTCCTCACAGAAGCATTGGTAAAATCTGTGACCTGCAAAAACGATAAGTTAGAAATCCAGTTGAAGGACGGCCGATTA GTGAAAACCGACCACATTGTTGCTGCAGTTGGCCTGGAGCCTAATGTCGAGCTTGCTAAGTCAGCAGGTCTGGAGGTGGACTCTGACTTTGGGGGCTTTCGTGTCAATGCAGAGCTGCAAGCTAGGTCCAATATTTGGGTG GCAGGAGATGCCGCGTGTTTCTACGACATCCGACTGGGACGCAGGCGAGTGGAGCACCACGATCACGCCGTTGTGAGCGGTAGACTAGCAGGAGAGAACATGACAGGAGCCAGCAAACCCTACTGGCATCAGTCTATGTTCTG GAGTGACCTGGGTCCTGATGTGGGCTACGAGGCCATCGGGATCGTTGACAGCAGCCTGCCAACAGTAGGCGTGTTCGCCAAAGCCACCGCCAAGGATACACCTAGAGCTGCTACAGAGCAGTCAG GGACGGGGATCCGGTCAGAAAGTGAAACGGAGGACACGGCCACCAGCACAGTGGCCCCTGTAACACCTGCCCCCGCTGTGCAGCAGAAAGACGACTATGGCAAAGGAGTCATCTTCTACCTGAGGGACAAAGTGGTGGTGGGCATCATCCTGTGGAACGTCTTCAACAGAATGCCTATTGCGCGGAAG ATTATCAAGGATGGAGAGGAGCATGCAGATCTGAACGAAGTGGCCAAGCTGTTCAACATCCATGAAGATTAA